A section of the Humulus lupulus chromosome 2, drHumLupu1.1, whole genome shotgun sequence genome encodes:
- the LOC133814072 gene encoding uncharacterized protein LOC133814072 — protein MDSVVATVSANLNSVPVLNGNNFKDWKENIFIVLGCMDLDLALRMDRPASLTDASTSEQRRIYEKWDSSNRMSLMIIKRGIPEAFRGAVSEEVTDATTFLAEIEKRFAKSDKAETSTLLKKLISMRFKGKENIREYIMEMSHLASKLKALKLELSDDLLVHLVIISLPPQFSQFKRKKD, from the exons ATGGACTCCG TTGTTGCTACTGTATCTGCTAACCTTAATTCAGTGCCGGTCCTTAATGGTAATAACTTTAAGGACTGGAAGGAGAACATTTTCATTGTTCTTGGCTGCATGGATCTTGACCTTGCATTAAGGATGGATCGACCTGCTTCTCTTACGGATGCTAGTACCTCCGAGCAAAGGAGGATTTATGAGAAGTGGGATAGTTCAAACCGCATGAGTCTTATGATCATCAAGCGCGGCATACCTGAGGCTTTTAGGGGTGCGGTGTCCGAAGAGGTCACCGATGCCACAACTTTCCTTGCTGAAATTGAGAAACGCTTTGCAAAAAGCGATAAGGCGGAAACAAGTACTCTTTTAAAGAAACTTATTTCCATGAGGTTTAAGGGCAAGGAAAACATAagggagtacattatggaaatgTCTCACCTTGCTTCAAAGTTGAAGGCACTAAAGCTTGAGCTTTCGGATGACTTGCTTGTGCATTTAGTGATTATCTCTCTTCCTCCACAATTCAGTCAATTCAAG AGGAAGAAAGATTGA